The following proteins are co-located in the Haloterrigena turkmenica DSM 5511 genome:
- a CDS encoding BCCT family transporter — MGNSDPDGRFARFANELDAPVFLVGFLTALVAVIAFALMPDAAASAVKRVNSLVEEKVGWMYLLAMFFIVAFALFLVFGPWGNVKLGKPDEEPQYSFLSYFAMLYSAGIGAGIVFWGPAEAIFHYDTVPPLVGAESQTADAAVGAVRYTFFHWGLSAWAAYAIMSLPIAFYTYRHDAPMRVSTVLTPFLGIDNLDSVWAKLVDILAVFATLGGIATTLGFVGSQFLTGIEYTTGVSVGDTGTILAIVGLTIAFTLSVTVGIEKGVRRVSRFNMGLFVVVMLLTFVLGPSAYIMSVTTEALGQYINQFVAMSFFMNAGNDASWVGNWTIFYWAWWFSWTPFVGLFIARVSRGRTIRQVVVTGVLASTAVTIPWFGIMGSIAITEQSTNAADILGVISEYGVAGSGYPLFEALPAGDVLNLLFLLLITTFFVTSADSSTLALGMLTTGGELEPSTINRVIWGALVGALASLLMVVGGVDALQAASIITGGPFAVITILAVLAISYPCHDIHPVFFDTDRSDSASNQSARLDASGETAARESDDD; from the coding sequence ATGGGTAACTCTGATCCAGACGGTCGCTTCGCTCGGTTCGCGAACGAGCTCGACGCTCCCGTGTTTCTCGTCGGGTTCCTCACAGCGCTGGTAGCAGTCATCGCCTTCGCTCTGATGCCGGACGCCGCCGCCAGCGCCGTCAAGCGTGTGAACTCGTTGGTGGAGGAAAAAGTCGGCTGGATGTACCTCCTCGCGATGTTCTTCATCGTGGCGTTCGCGCTGTTCCTGGTGTTCGGTCCGTGGGGGAACGTCAAGCTCGGCAAGCCGGACGAGGAGCCACAGTACAGCTTCTTGTCGTACTTCGCGATGCTGTACTCGGCCGGGATCGGCGCAGGGATCGTGTTCTGGGGCCCAGCGGAGGCGATCTTTCACTACGACACGGTTCCGCCGCTCGTCGGCGCCGAGTCGCAGACGGCCGACGCAGCGGTCGGTGCTGTCCGGTACACGTTCTTCCACTGGGGGCTTTCTGCGTGGGCCGCGTACGCTATCATGTCGCTTCCCATAGCGTTCTACACGTACCGGCACGACGCGCCCATGCGCGTCTCGACGGTGCTCACTCCATTCTTGGGCATCGACAACCTGGACAGCGTCTGGGCGAAACTGGTCGACATCCTCGCGGTGTTCGCCACCCTCGGCGGTATCGCGACGACGCTCGGGTTCGTCGGGAGTCAGTTCCTGACCGGTATCGAGTACACTACCGGGGTATCGGTCGGTGACACCGGAACGATTCTGGCGATTGTCGGCCTGACGATCGCGTTTACGCTGTCAGTGACGGTGGGTATCGAGAAGGGAGTCCGTCGGGTGTCCCGGTTCAATATGGGGCTATTCGTGGTAGTCATGCTTCTGACGTTCGTGCTGGGCCCGTCAGCGTACATCATGTCGGTCACGACGGAAGCGCTCGGACAGTATATCAATCAGTTCGTCGCGATGAGTTTCTTCATGAACGCGGGCAACGATGCGAGCTGGGTCGGTAACTGGACCATCTTCTACTGGGCCTGGTGGTTCTCCTGGACGCCGTTCGTTGGGCTGTTCATCGCCCGCGTTTCGCGGGGCCGTACGATCCGTCAGGTAGTCGTCACCGGCGTCTTGGCGTCGACGGCGGTGACGATCCCTTGGTTCGGGATCATGGGTAGCATCGCGATCACGGAACAGTCGACCAACGCGGCGGATATCCTGGGGGTCATCTCCGAGTATGGCGTCGCCGGCTCCGGGTACCCACTGTTCGAAGCATTACCCGCCGGCGACGTACTGAACCTCCTTTTCCTGCTGCTGATCACGACGTTCTTCGTCACGTCGGCGGACTCCTCGACGCTGGCGCTGGGAATGCTCACCACCGGCGGCGAACTCGAGCCGTCCACGATCAACCGCGTGATCTGGGGCGCCCTGGTCGGGGCACTGGCGTCCCTGCTGATGGTCGTCGGCGGCGTCGACGCGCTCCAAGCGGCGTCGATTATCACCGGCGGTCCCTTCGCCGTCATCACCATCCTCGCGGTGCTGGCGATCAGCTATCCCTGTCACGATATCCACCCGGTGTTCTTCGACACTGATCGTTCGGATTCCGCGTCGAATCAGTCCGCGAGACTCGACGCTTCAGGGGAGACAGCAGCTCGAGAGTCGGATGATGATTGA
- a CDS encoding serine hydroxymethyltransferase has product MAFKQSLEQIDPNTAEAIDLERERQESTLGMIASENHVSKAVLEAQGSVLTNKYAEGYPGGRYYGGCQHVDTVEELAIERAKELFGVDHANVQPHSGTQANMGVYFSVLEPGDKILSLSLSHGGHLSHGHNVNFSGQLYDVEQYEVDPETGYIDYDELESLAREFDPDIIVSGSSAYPREFEYERIGDIADAVDAYHLADIAHVTGLVAAGVHASPVEHAEFVTGSTHKTIRAGRGGIIMCDEEFADDINSAVFPGAQGGPLMHSVAGKAAGFAEASTDEFQSYAVQTIANANTLADEFDDRGLSLVSGGTDKHLMLVDLRDSHPDITGEEAEELLSDVGIIVNKNTVPGETRSPMVTSGIRVGTPALTTRGFGEKEMETVADLIVDVLDNPEDEDVHDRAASTVEHLCQEFPIYG; this is encoded by the coding sequence ATGGCGTTCAAACAATCGCTCGAGCAGATAGATCCGAATACGGCCGAGGCTATCGACCTCGAGCGTGAACGGCAGGAATCGACGCTGGGGATGATCGCCTCCGAGAATCACGTCTCGAAAGCCGTGCTCGAAGCACAGGGGAGCGTCCTCACGAATAAGTACGCCGAGGGATACCCCGGCGGGAGATACTACGGCGGCTGCCAACACGTCGACACCGTCGAGGAACTCGCTATCGAACGCGCGAAGGAACTGTTCGGGGTCGACCACGCCAACGTGCAACCCCACAGCGGCACGCAGGCCAACATGGGCGTGTACTTCTCCGTGCTCGAACCGGGCGACAAGATCCTATCGCTGTCGCTGTCGCACGGCGGACACCTCTCTCACGGCCACAACGTCAACTTCTCGGGACAGCTCTACGACGTCGAACAGTACGAGGTCGATCCCGAGACGGGGTACATCGATTACGACGAACTCGAGAGCCTCGCGCGCGAGTTCGACCCGGACATCATCGTTAGCGGCTCCTCGGCGTATCCTCGCGAATTCGAGTACGAACGTATCGGCGATATCGCGGACGCGGTCGACGCCTACCACCTCGCGGACATCGCTCACGTGACGGGGCTCGTCGCCGCCGGCGTTCACGCCTCGCCCGTCGAACACGCGGAGTTCGTCACCGGAAGCACCCACAAGACGATCCGCGCCGGCCGCGGCGGGATCATCATGTGCGACGAAGAGTTCGCGGACGACATCAACTCCGCCGTGTTTCCCGGCGCGCAGGGCGGGCCGCTGATGCACAGCGTGGCCGGCAAGGCCGCAGGGTTCGCAGAAGCGAGCACCGATGAGTTCCAGTCCTATGCCGTGCAGACCATAGCTAACGCGAATACGCTCGCCGACGAGTTCGACGACCGAGGACTCTCGCTGGTGAGCGGTGGAACGGACAAGCACCTCATGCTCGTAGACCTCCGCGACTCCCACCCAGACATCACGGGAGAGGAGGCCGAAGAGCTACTGTCCGACGTCGGCATCATCGTCAACAAGAACACCGTACCCGGTGAAACGCGGTCGCCGATGGTGACCAGCGGGATCCGCGTCGGCACGCCGGCGCTCACGACCCGGGGATTCGGAGAAAAGGAGATGGAGACCGTTGCCGACCTCATCGTGGACGTACTCGACAATCCCGAAGACGAGGACGTTCATGACCGAGCCGCCTCGACGGTCGAACACCTTTGCCAGGAGTTTCCCATCTACGGGTAG
- a CDS encoding Rid family detoxifying hydrolase, which produces MKRAISTDDAPAAVGAYSQATTNGELLFTAGQLPLTTDGELLDDASVGEQTRQCLENVSAILQSEGGSMDDVLKTTVFLDDIDDFDEFNQAYSEFFDEEPPARSAVEVGRVPKGAAVEIEALAVIE; this is translated from the coding sequence ATGAAGCGCGCAATCAGTACCGACGATGCTCCGGCAGCCGTGGGCGCGTACAGTCAGGCAACTACGAACGGTGAGCTGCTTTTCACCGCAGGTCAACTCCCGCTTACAACCGACGGAGAACTCCTCGACGATGCGTCGGTCGGTGAACAGACTCGACAATGTCTCGAAAACGTCAGCGCGATTCTCCAGTCCGAAGGGGGATCGATGGACGACGTCCTCAAGACGACCGTGTTCCTCGACGATATCGACGACTTCGACGAGTTCAACCAGGCGTACAGCGAGTTCTTCGACGAAGAGCCGCCCGCCAGAAGCGCCGTCGAGGTCGGCCGCGTTCCCAAAGGCGCCGCAGTCGAAATCGAGGCGCTCGCGGTAATCGAGTAG
- the fdhF gene encoding formate dehydrogenase subunit alpha: MSTDDTLPGVPDIEDSQPNTPVSATFETGTANDPAVGTDGDEPTTVTINGEPVTVPPGSTVIDAMQAVSDETVSVDPGEDGVDDDADVPALCYYDRDGDCSGEIGPRSECRTCMVETDEHGLVPSCSFPAEEGLSVQTDTPDAEETRSVNLDLVLSNHNLRCTTCNGNGRCELQDTAISEGVDHPRYGVFDDRDEYEPLDDSSSFIQIDRNKCILCNRCVEGCNDVQVEGVLRIEGHGEDTRIGFQSDAETMAESDCVSCGHCATVCPTGALTEKDIGGAATLPLPGFTQRNSIGTVIEHEEVETLDDTTAPNRSPDPGGESRIGAGPSVSPDDRSGVARFMSQSRRRAMDIATEYGHKAMLAGEHTAENIATKVLPEGRLFDVASTVSDYRLGKIDKEETTCGFCAVGCRFEMWGKDGDAIGVQPVEDPAKAPANNFSTCVKGKFGHEFANSDERITEPLVRNEDGEFETASWDEALDRVASGLRAIQDEHGIDAVGCLASSKGSNEEAYLVQKFARQVLGTKNIDNCARLCHSTTVAALQQTLGYGAMTNRINEDVGEADAYLITGSNTTESHPVLATRIKQNVRDGADLIVFDPREVNIAEHADQYTRTRPGYDVAWINGLIRYIIENDLHDEAFIERNTKGFEKVKEKVQAFTPENVEELAGVPPAELKSAAETLAEADTVVFGWAMGMTQSSHGTQNLLAMADLALTLGQVGKPGAGLSPFRGQNNVQGGGGDMGTLPGSLPGYQDPADAEVAEKFEKAWGERPPEEPGLKVPEMLSEAHEGNLRGMYVVGENPALSEPDIQHAEAALEKLEFLVVQDIFMTETATHADVILPAATSPEKHGTFTNTERRIQRVRPTATPPGTARQDWEITQDLANRLGYSWDYDHPREIMDEISDLVPIYGGVSYDRLESGDEHGLQWPCWDEDHPGTPYLYDYEDGEFNFDDGMARFVPADGGHPGELPDEEYPLTLTSGRVLYHWHTGQITRRVEGLMSHVGESFVEINPSTADELGVADGEYVQVESRRGDIVVKANVTDRVGEGTLFIPMHFAAGAVNKLTQESFDPHTGIPEYKVSSVRVEPLGSEANPDVLRAPDAGADSDGGTAVSDD, from the coding sequence ATGAGCACTGACGACACACTTCCAGGCGTTCCCGATATCGAAGACTCGCAACCAAATACGCCGGTCTCCGCCACGTTCGAGACCGGCACCGCGAACGACCCCGCCGTCGGTACCGACGGCGACGAGCCGACGACGGTGACGATCAACGGCGAACCGGTGACCGTCCCGCCGGGTTCGACCGTTATCGACGCGATGCAGGCCGTCAGCGACGAGACGGTCAGCGTCGACCCCGGCGAGGACGGCGTTGATGACGACGCCGATGTCCCTGCACTCTGCTACTACGACCGCGACGGCGACTGCAGCGGCGAGATCGGTCCGCGGAGCGAGTGCCGGACCTGCATGGTCGAGACCGACGAGCACGGCCTCGTTCCCTCGTGTTCGTTCCCGGCCGAGGAGGGGCTCTCCGTGCAGACGGATACCCCCGATGCCGAAGAGACGCGCAGCGTCAACCTCGATCTGGTCCTCTCGAACCACAACCTCCGGTGTACGACCTGCAACGGCAACGGCCGCTGTGAACTACAGGACACCGCAATCAGCGAGGGCGTCGACCATCCGCGCTATGGCGTCTTTGACGATCGTGACGAGTACGAACCGCTCGACGACAGTTCGTCGTTCATCCAGATCGACCGGAACAAGTGCATCCTCTGTAACCGGTGTGTCGAGGGATGTAACGACGTCCAGGTCGAGGGCGTGCTCCGCATCGAGGGCCACGGCGAGGATACCCGGATCGGCTTCCAGTCCGACGCCGAGACGATGGCCGAGTCCGACTGCGTTTCCTGCGGTCACTGCGCGACTGTCTGTCCGACAGGCGCGCTGACAGAGAAGGACATCGGCGGCGCGGCGACGCTTCCGCTTCCAGGGTTCACCCAGCGCAACTCCATCGGGACGGTTATCGAGCATGAAGAAGTCGAAACGCTCGACGACACGACGGCACCGAATCGCTCGCCCGACCCCGGCGGAGAGAGTCGGATCGGAGCCGGCCCCAGCGTGAGTCCAGACGATCGAAGCGGCGTCGCACGGTTTATGTCACAGAGCAGGCGCCGTGCGATGGACATCGCCACCGAGTACGGTCACAAAGCCATGTTGGCGGGCGAACACACCGCCGAAAACATCGCGACGAAGGTGCTCCCCGAGGGGAGATTGTTCGACGTCGCGTCGACCGTGAGCGACTACCGCCTCGGCAAGATCGACAAGGAGGAGACGACGTGCGGGTTCTGTGCTGTTGGCTGCCGATTCGAGATGTGGGGCAAAGACGGCGACGCGATCGGTGTCCAACCCGTCGAAGACCCCGCGAAGGCGCCCGCTAACAACTTCTCGACCTGCGTGAAAGGGAAGTTCGGCCACGAGTTCGCCAACAGCGACGAGCGGATCACGGAACCGCTTGTTCGCAACGAGGACGGCGAGTTCGAGACGGCGTCCTGGGACGAGGCGCTCGATCGCGTCGCGAGCGGGCTGCGCGCGATCCAGGACGAACACGGCATCGACGCCGTCGGCTGTCTCGCGTCCTCGAAGGGGAGCAACGAAGAGGCGTATCTCGTCCAGAAGTTCGCGCGACAGGTTCTCGGAACGAAAAACATCGACAACTGTGCGCGGCTCTGTCACTCGACGACGGTGGCGGCGCTACAACAGACGCTCGGGTACGGCGCTATGACCAACCGCATCAACGAGGACGTCGGCGAGGCCGACGCCTACCTCATCACCGGGTCGAACACGACGGAGTCGCACCCGGTTTTGGCGACCCGTATCAAGCAAAACGTCCGAGACGGCGCCGACCTGATCGTCTTCGATCCCCGTGAGGTCAACATCGCAGAGCACGCCGACCAGTACACACGGACCAGACCTGGGTATGACGTCGCCTGGATCAACGGTCTCATCCGATATATCATTGAGAACGACCTCCACGATGAGGCGTTCATCGAACGTAACACGAAGGGATTCGAGAAAGTCAAGGAGAAGGTACAGGCGTTCACACCCGAGAACGTCGAAGAGCTGGCTGGCGTTCCGCCTGCAGAGCTGAAGTCCGCCGCCGAGACGCTCGCCGAGGCCGATACCGTCGTCTTCGGCTGGGCGATGGGAATGACCCAGTCCAGCCACGGCACGCAGAACCTCCTCGCGATGGCCGACCTCGCCCTCACGCTCGGCCAGGTCGGCAAGCCCGGGGCCGGGCTCTCACCTTTCCGGGGGCAGAACAACGTGCAGGGCGGCGGCGGCGACATGGGAACGCTTCCTGGAAGCCTGCCGGGCTATCAGGATCCAGCGGACGCCGAGGTCGCCGAAAAGTTCGAAAAAGCGTGGGGCGAGCGCCCGCCCGAGGAGCCGGGGCTCAAGGTGCCGGAGATGCTCTCGGAGGCTCACGAAGGCAACCTGCGTGGAATGTACGTCGTCGGGGAGAATCCCGCGTTGTCCGAACCCGACATCCAGCACGCCGAAGCGGCACTCGAGAAACTCGAGTTCCTCGTCGTTCAGGACATCTTCATGACGGAGACGGCGACTCACGCGGACGTGATCTTGCCCGCAGCGACGTCGCCGGAGAAACACGGCACGTTCACTAACACCGAGCGCCGCATCCAGCGGGTGCGCCCAACTGCGACACCGCCCGGGACGGCGCGCCAAGACTGGGAGATCACTCAGGACCTGGCCAACCGGCTCGGGTATAGCTGGGACTACGACCACCCGCGGGAGATCATGGACGAGATCAGCGACCTGGTCCCGATCTACGGCGGTGTCAGCTACGACCGCCTCGAGTCGGGCGACGAGCACGGACTCCAGTGGCCCTGCTGGGACGAAGACCACCCCGGAACGCCATACCTCTACGATTACGAGGACGGAGAGTTCAACTTCGACGACGGTATGGCTCGCTTCGTGCCCGCGGACGGTGGACACCCCGGCGAGCTGCCCGACGAAGAGTATCCGCTCACGCTCACCTCCGGGCGGGTGCTCTACCACTGGCACACCGGCCAGATCACCCGGCGCGTCGAGGGGCTCATGAGCCACGTCGGCGAGAGCTTCGTCGAGATCAACCCGTCGACGGCCGACGAACTCGGCGTCGCCGACGGCGAGTACGTCCAGGTCGAGTCGCGCCGCGGAGACATCGTCGTCAAGGCGAACGTAACCGACCGCGTCGGCGAGGGAACGTTGTTCATCCCGATGCACTTCGCTGCCGGCGCGGTCAACAAGCTCACTCAGGAGAGCTTTGACCCGCACACGGGAATTCCCGAGTACAAGGTGTCCAGCGTCCGCGTCGAGCCGCTCGGATCGGAGGCCAATCCGGACGTGTTGCGGGCGCCCGACGCTGGAGCCGATAGCGACGGCGGAACCGCAGTCAGCGACGACTGA
- a CDS encoding DUF7344 domain-containing protein, with protein sequence MPDNTPCSTAAPGPDPTDIESIAADTALEILSNERRRCVLRCLLPVDNPMALADLADEVAASENGTGTTDVSKEDAKDVYVSLYHADIPKLAAADIVEYDQVQNTVTLTRNAAELRPLLDVADDWPL encoded by the coding sequence ATGCCGGATAACACTCCCTGTTCGACTGCAGCCCCGGGGCCGGATCCCACCGATATCGAATCAATAGCAGCGGATACCGCGCTCGAGATTCTGTCGAACGAGCGCCGTCGGTGCGTGCTTCGATGCCTGCTACCGGTCGACAACCCGATGGCGTTGGCGGACCTGGCAGATGAAGTCGCCGCTTCGGAGAACGGCACCGGGACGACCGATGTCTCGAAAGAGGATGCGAAAGACGTCTACGTATCGCTCTATCACGCAGACATTCCGAAACTAGCAGCCGCGGATATCGTCGAGTACGATCAGGTCCAGAACACAGTCACGCTAACACGGAACGCTGCGGAGCTACGTCCGCTTCTGGACGTTGCCGACGACTGGCCGCTGTAG
- a CDS encoding NADH-ubiquinone oxidoreductase-F iron-sulfur binding region domain-containing protein, with protein sequence MKRGTSTADRSPLVRVATDVAANGDEQVVTAMRDEADSIPVVRTGPTGATGSEPLVVATREGRTAFFADPKPSTAQNIVDTLEDGAIPADGADAVVEHGSETTTIPIPNTGPLSIGQRSVLGRCGWADPLDPKEWPIVSSERTAETVTDIGLLGRGRGDAAADDPVTDVWETARDADGDPVVVANANETRDEQRADEVLLGGAPIAVLDGIAAVAEYVGADDAVVYLNEEDSHLHRHLREAIDAVAGELPIVPQLVAGPDEYRAGAPTAALEAMEGADRIEPRLQPPSPAEYGLYGRPTVIHTPRTFAQVRRAIRDSDAFDADAADPGTRLITVAGDVADPATIELPSDSSLSVVRDAVELTGSFKMACVGGVLGGITRSLDVAPTAQSLAAAGLGTDGVVELLNDDRCVVADVGERARFASTENSGRCVPGREGTKQLTELLRDVYQGSLEADTIRELGRVMARSSNCQIGAHAPRPVTTAIDEFEPEFHAHADGRCPSGTCTEKL encoded by the coding sequence ATGAAACGGGGTACAAGCACCGCTGATCGCTCACCTCTCGTTCGCGTCGCGACCGACGTAGCGGCGAACGGCGACGAACAGGTCGTGACGGCGATGCGAGACGAAGCCGATTCGATACCGGTGGTCCGCACGGGACCGACCGGTGCGACGGGGAGCGAACCGCTCGTCGTGGCGACACGCGAGGGACGGACGGCGTTCTTCGCCGACCCGAAGCCGTCGACCGCCCAGAACATCGTCGACACGCTGGAAGACGGAGCCATCCCAGCGGATGGCGCTGACGCGGTCGTCGAACACGGGTCCGAGACGACGACGATCCCGATCCCGAACACGGGACCGCTCTCGATCGGTCAGCGGTCGGTGCTCGGCCGGTGTGGATGGGCCGATCCTCTCGATCCGAAAGAGTGGCCGATCGTCTCGTCTGAACGAACCGCCGAGACGGTGACGGATATCGGACTCCTCGGTCGGGGTCGCGGCGACGCCGCCGCCGATGACCCCGTCACCGACGTGTGGGAGACCGCGCGGGACGCGGACGGAGACCCGGTCGTGGTTGCCAATGCGAACGAGACGCGCGACGAACAGCGAGCGGACGAGGTGCTGCTCGGCGGAGCGCCGATAGCCGTCCTCGACGGGATAGCCGCCGTCGCCGAGTACGTGGGTGCCGACGACGCCGTCGTCTACCTGAACGAGGAGGATAGCCACCTGCATCGACACCTCCGCGAAGCGATCGATGCAGTCGCCGGCGAACTGCCGATCGTTCCGCAGCTGGTGGCCGGCCCCGACGAGTACCGCGCCGGCGCCCCGACGGCCGCGCTCGAGGCGATGGAAGGCGCCGACCGCATCGAACCGCGTCTCCAGCCGCCGTCACCCGCCGAGTACGGTCTCTACGGGCGGCCGACGGTCATCCACACGCCGCGGACGTTCGCACAGGTACGGCGGGCTATCCGCGATTCGGACGCGTTCGACGCGGATGCCGCCGATCCGGGAACCCGGCTGATCACCGTCGCTGGCGACGTCGCCGATCCGGCGACCATCGAACTCCCGTCAGACAGCAGCCTTTCGGTGGTACGAGACGCCGTCGAACTGACGGGCTCGTTCAAGATGGCCTGCGTCGGCGGCGTTCTCGGCGGCATTACGCGAAGCCTCGACGTCGCTCCGACCGCACAGTCGCTCGCTGCAGCCGGTCTCGGGACCGACGGCGTGGTCGAACTGCTGAACGACGACCGGTGCGTAGTCGCCGATGTCGGCGAGCGCGCCCGATTCGCGTCCACCGAGAACAGCGGCCGCTGCGTGCCCGGCCGCGAAGGGACGAAACAGCTCACCGAACTCCTGCGAGACGTCTACCAGGGATCGCTCGAGGCCGACACGATCCGCGAACTGGGTCGAGTGATGGCTCGGTCGAGCAACTGCCAGATCGGCGCTCACGCGCCCCGCCCCGTGACGACCGCGATCGACGAGTTCGAACCGGAGTTCCATGCACACGCCGACGGTCGCTGTCCCAGCGGTACCTGTACTGAGAAACTATGA
- a CDS encoding aldehyde ferredoxin oxidoreductase family protein, giving the protein MHLRAPDRLLRVDLSTESVERVSVPDEWRRRYVGGKGLGVRYLYEELDADTDPLGPNNVLLFMIGPVSGLLPGESRYAAITKSPLTGGFLDSYAGGTFPAVLAGALRDAGGILVTGRASEPVRLVVTNGDVNIEPAETWGADTVTTDEHFSDAAVACVGPAGENQVAYATISSDAGNHHAGRGGAGAVMGAKRLKAVVARGDPPSSLENLRERYAERYRESDTGKWLQASGTVETVDFANETGVLPTRGWQDGQFEGADDIGIAAVRELAREREYPDDEDPGGYRVETDAGESIPRGATAMTLGAGLGIDDFDAVAELGATCDRFGLDLISAGNTVAWAVRASEADLLDHSFTFGTPDDARSLLRDIATRETTLGDTLAEGVDAAAERFGGDDLVPTVKAMELPAYDPRGAESMALAYATSDRGACHRRAIPIEREIFENWSPGRAARAVVTEQDQRSILWCLIVDDFVGDVFEDLGAEWLDAVGLDTDGDLQTIGERIWTLTRLFNVREGISRADDELPPALRKPLESGPNDGQAVDEDRFEAMLDAYYAERGWGADGRPARETVGRLGLDEVVDDETPLAERPLERK; this is encoded by the coding sequence GGACGCCGATACCGATCCGCTCGGACCGAATAACGTCCTGCTGTTCATGATTGGTCCGGTCTCAGGTCTCCTTCCGGGAGAGAGTCGCTACGCGGCTATCACGAAGTCCCCTCTGACCGGGGGCTTTCTCGACTCGTACGCCGGAGGGACGTTCCCGGCAGTGCTCGCGGGTGCGTTACGCGACGCCGGCGGCATCCTCGTCACCGGCCGGGCGTCAGAGCCAGTCCGACTCGTCGTGACGAACGGAGACGTGAATATCGAACCGGCCGAGACCTGGGGAGCAGATACCGTCACCACTGACGAGCATTTTTCCGACGCCGCAGTCGCCTGTGTCGGTCCCGCAGGGGAGAACCAGGTCGCCTACGCGACCATTTCGTCCGACGCCGGCAACCACCACGCCGGTCGGGGCGGCGCGGGCGCCGTGATGGGTGCCAAGCGGCTCAAGGCTGTCGTCGCCCGGGGCGATCCCCCGTCGAGCCTCGAGAATCTGCGCGAACGGTACGCGGAACGCTATCGCGAATCAGACACCGGGAAGTGGCTGCAAGCGAGCGGCACCGTCGAAACGGTCGACTTTGCCAACGAGACCGGCGTCCTCCCGACGCGCGGATGGCAAGACGGGCAGTTCGAGGGCGCAGACGACATCGGCATCGCCGCCGTCCGCGAACTGGCGCGAGAGCGGGAGTACCCGGACGACGAAGACCCCGGAGGGTACCGCGTCGAGACTGACGCGGGCGAGAGCATTCCCCGCGGTGCGACGGCGATGACGCTCGGCGCGGGCCTGGGCATCGACGATTTCGACGCCGTGGCGGAACTCGGGGCGACGTGTGACCGATTCGGTCTCGATCTGATCAGCGCCGGAAACACCGTCGCATGGGCCGTCCGTGCCAGCGAGGCGGACCTACTAGATCACTCGTTTACGTTCGGTACTCCCGACGACGCACGATCACTGCTCCGCGACATCGCAACTCGAGAGACGACGCTCGGAGACACACTGGCGGAGGGAGTCGACGCGGCGGCCGAACGGTTCGGCGGCGACGATCTCGTGCCGACGGTCAAAGCGATGGAACTGCCCGCGTACGATCCCCGGGGCGCCGAAAGCATGGCGCTGGCCTATGCCACGAGTGATCGCGGCGCCTGCCACCGGCGAGCGATCCCGATCGAGCGGGAGATCTTCGAGAACTGGAGTCCGGGGCGGGCCGCCCGCGCCGTCGTAACTGAACAGGACCAGCGCTCGATTCTCTGGTGCCTGATCGTCGACGACTTCGTCGGCGACGTCTTCGAGGATCTCGGCGCCGAGTGGCTGGACGCCGTGGGGTTGGACACCGACGGAGACCTGCAGACGATCGGGGAGCGCATCTGGACGCTCACCCGGTTGTTCAACGTTCGCGAGGGGATCTCTCGAGCGGACGACGAACTACCGCCCGCGCTCCGAAAACCCCTGGAGTCGGGGCCGAACGACGGGCAGGCGGTAGACGAGGACCGTTTCGAAGCGATGCTCGACGCCTATTACGCGGAGCGCGGGTGGGGAGCCGACGGTCGACCGGCCCGCGAGACGGTCGGTCGTCTCGGATTGGACGAGGTCGTCGACGACGAGACGCCGCTGGCCGAGCGACCCCTGGAACGGAAGTGA